The stretch of DNA GCGGCTTCCTCGAGCTCGTCCCGATCGGACTTACGCGTCATCACCCTCACTGGCGTCGGTCTCGATTACCGTGGCGACGTCATCGGAAACCGAGACCAGCTCCTCGGCCCAGATCCGCTCGAAGAGTCGAGCATCTGCTGGTTCGCTCACAGCAACTCACCCCGAACGCGGCGGATCTCCCGAAAGCAGTCGGGACACAGTGGTCGGGTCGCGGGGACGGTTGCCTCGCACTGCGGGCACTCCCGTTCGACGACGCGGCTCACGCAGGATCACCTCCGGGGGTCTCGATCACCTCACTGACGTCGTCCGTCCACTGTGCCGCTGGATGAGCTATTGTCGTCCGACTCTCGACCTCATATAGCCAACTCGCTGGGACGAACCCAATCATCGCTGCACCTCCTCGCCGTCGGTCAGTGACGGACGGACTCGGTTCGAACCCGTGCGCTCGAGGCGACGAGAACACCCTCGTTTATGACCCGCTTCCGACTGACCGTCGAGCAAGAGGGTACACCGGGCACCGCATTCGTCACAGCGAAACTCGCGGCTTTTCGTCGGCAGCGGTGTGATCCCTAGATTGGTTCGGAGGCGCTTCGCTTCCGCGTCGGAAAGCGTCACGCCGACCACCCCGTCAGGTATAGATCCTTTCTGACAGTTTTAATTCGTACAAAACCGCAATGATTAAGGTCAGAGTGGGGTCGGAGGGCGCGACTCTCCCAACTTACACGATACTGACAGGGATCTACAGCGGTTATCTCTGGCGATTAGTTCACTCATCAGTCTTCTGGATGTCAAGTTTCAGAGTGACGTCAGCTCGCAGTTCTTCGAACTCCTCGTGGAGGCCGGCTTTGTAGTAGTGCCGCCGGATCGTCTCCGGCCGGGCGTTCACGCGCTTTGCGACCGTCTCGATATCGAGACCCTGGAGCAACTGCCAGGTGATCGAACCCGTACGAACGGCGTGGAGCGCGCGGCTGCTCGGGCACTTGCTCGAGAAGTTTCGCGCCGTATAGTCGCACGTCTCACGCCGGTTCGAATGCGGACAGTTCGTGATCAGACACGGCTGGGTACCCTGGTAGCTCCAGGCTCGAAACGTCGAGTTCGACGGGCGACCCTGACGGGCACAAAACAACGGTTCACGTCCGTTCTTGTCGCGTTTCTCGAAGCGCTCTCTTGCAACGTACGTATCCAGCGCCTCGACCACCTGCTCGGAGATCCCGACGACGCGTTCGCCCTGCTCCTTGTTTTTGAGACCGGTGAACGGTGGTCGGTGGCGGAACTCGAGCGTCTGGCCGTCCGGGTCGTAGTCACGGAGATCCAGCGCCCGTAGCCCGCTCATACGACAGCCGACGTGCCAAGCGACCTCGAGTACGGCGTGCTCCGGTCGACCCCGCCATATTCGCGACGACCGGTAGAAATCGATCAACTCCTCGGCGTCGTCGTGGGCGAGTTTCTGGTCACTCGATTCTTCGGACCGCGTGACCGTCGGAACGTTCACCTTGTCGGCAAACCCATCGTCGACGACTTCGACGGTCTCGCAGTAATCGAGTAGCTGTTTCAGGGCGACCATCGACCCGCGTAAGGTCGTCGGGGCAATCTCCGCAGCCTCCCGGTCGGCCCGAAACTCGTCGAGATCCCACCCGGAGAGTTCGGACATACGGCTAATATCTCGCTCTTCGCAGAACTCGACGAACCGCGTGAGGCGATTCTCGTAGGTTCGAATGGTTCGGTCGGTATTCTCAGTCTTCCGTCTCGAGATGAACCGATCGCGGGCCTCCCGCGGGGAGAGGTCTCGGCTCATGACCGATCACCATCCCCGACCGAGTCTCGACGGCTGTCGTCGAGGAGGTCGTTCATCTCGGCCATGTCGCCGTGAATTCGGTCGAAGACGTCTTCGGCGACCTCGGCGAAGTCCACCATCACGTCGTCGGTGATCCCGATCTCGACGGTCCTGGCATCGCCAATAAATCGAACAGTCTTCACGTCCTCCGCAACGTCGTAAACCTCCATTTCGCGGACGTAGGGGATCGATTCGTCGGGCTCCGACCCTCTGTTCTCAGAGCGATCGTCACTCATCGCGATCACCACTGGTCCAGTTCCCCGGACTACCCCAGCGGAACTCGGGGTGGTCGTCCTCGAGCTGGTCGCGTTCGAACAGGCGATCGTGAATCCACGTCTGCAGCGCGGGTCCGGACCGATCGTGCGGCGGGTGGTCCGGCATGTGATGCTCGTCGACGCGGGTCGAGAGATCGTCCAGACAGGCGACCATCTCGACGAGGACC from Natrinema salaciae encodes:
- a CDS encoding tyrosine-type recombinase/integrase — translated: MSRDLSPREARDRFISRRKTENTDRTIRTYENRLTRFVEFCEERDISRMSELSGWDLDEFRADREAAEIAPTTLRGSMVALKQLLDYCETVEVVDDGFADKVNVPTVTRSEESSDQKLAHDDAEELIDFYRSSRIWRGRPEHAVLEVAWHVGCRMSGLRALDLRDYDPDGQTLEFRHRPPFTGLKNKEQGERVVGISEQVVEALDTYVARERFEKRDKNGREPLFCARQGRPSNSTFRAWSYQGTQPCLITNCPHSNRRETCDYTARNFSSKCPSSRALHAVRTGSITWQLLQGLDIETVAKRVNARPETIRRHYYKAGLHEEFEELRADVTLKLDIQKTDE